In the genome of Streptomyces pactum, one region contains:
- a CDS encoding DUF262 domain-containing protein, producing MAALEESQGRTRDQRSVFERYQDAAADAGEIDSPLFSVEVTADGRPTDIEREEAEDVVIEQITSPFDPEHIDIDTRTTTVDLLLSRLRNEMIDLAPDFQRKAGIWTDGKQSRLIESLLLRIPIPSFYAAENKDGSWAIVDGIQRLTSIARFLEPETVGADPLKLTGLEYLRNFDGAGFADLSGKLQIRLRETEVVVHVIRRGTPEPVMFNVFARINTGGEPLTRQEIRHALIPGRARTLLAELAETKEFRQATGYSVVGDRMADREMVLRFLAFRMTSPHAYRPGDFDAFLAEAMHQVNRLDSAEEDRLRTEFLTAMLAAKEIFGPHAFRKYRRNQQRKSPINKALFEAVAVNLASLDDDDRETLRQIDVLDAFAELMEDVEFERAISVGTGDARKVRKRFDAVKELFEDALGEERSGAEQ from the coding sequence ATGGCGGCGCTGGAGGAGAGCCAGGGACGTACCCGGGACCAACGGTCGGTGTTCGAGCGGTATCAAGATGCTGCCGCGGATGCCGGAGAGATCGATTCCCCTCTGTTCTCCGTGGAGGTCACCGCCGACGGCCGGCCGACCGACATCGAGCGCGAGGAGGCCGAGGATGTGGTGATCGAGCAGATCACCTCTCCTTTCGACCCCGAGCACATCGACATCGACACCCGGACGACGACCGTCGATCTGCTGCTGTCCCGGCTGCGCAACGAGATGATCGACCTCGCCCCGGACTTCCAGCGCAAGGCGGGCATCTGGACCGACGGCAAGCAGAGCCGTCTCATCGAGTCGCTGCTGCTGCGCATCCCCATCCCGTCCTTCTACGCCGCCGAGAACAAGGACGGCAGCTGGGCCATCGTCGACGGCATCCAGCGCCTCACGTCGATCGCCCGCTTCCTGGAGCCGGAGACGGTCGGCGCCGATCCGCTGAAGCTGACGGGCCTGGAGTATCTGCGCAACTTCGACGGGGCGGGCTTCGCGGACCTTTCCGGAAAACTCCAGATCCGGCTGCGCGAGACGGAGGTCGTCGTCCACGTCATCCGGCGCGGCACACCCGAGCCGGTGATGTTCAACGTCTTCGCGCGCATCAACACCGGAGGCGAGCCCCTCACCCGGCAGGAGATCCGGCACGCGCTCATCCCGGGACGGGCCCGCACGCTTCTCGCGGAGCTCGCGGAGACCAAGGAGTTCCGGCAGGCCACCGGCTACAGCGTCGTCGGCGACCGGATGGCCGACCGGGAGATGGTTCTGCGCTTCCTGGCGTTCCGGATGACCTCCCCGCACGCGTACAGGCCCGGCGACTTCGACGCGTTCCTCGCCGAAGCGATGCACCAGGTGAACCGTCTCGACAGTGCGGAAGAGGACCGGCTGCGGACCGAGTTCCTCACGGCGATGCTCGCGGCCAAGGAGATCTTCGGACCTCACGCCTTCCGTAAGTACCGCCGGAACCAGCAGCGCAAGTCACCCATCAACAAGGCACTTTTTGAGGCGGTCGCCGTCAATCTCGCGAGTCTCGACGACGACGATCGCGAGACGCTGAGGCAGATCGACGTCCTCGACGCCTTCGCGGAGCTCATGGAGGACGTGGAGTTCGAGCGCGCCATCTCCGTGGGCACCGGCGACGCCAGGAAGGTGCGGAAGCGGTTCGACGCCGTCAAGGAGCTCTTCGAGGACGCGCTCGGCGAGGAAAGGAGCGGGGCCGAGCAGTGA
- a CDS encoding AAA family ATPase, which yields MINHIKLINFKAFRRLELPLGPLTLLTGLNSSGKSSVLQALALLRQSYETQMLTRTKRAGGGLLLNGDLVALGTAQDVLHEDFGPVDELPGVSEPLVGFVIEEDGEQRTWAAAYDIRHPDRDVMPLAEGSVRSHLAEQPFQYLHADRITPAVTYPRSHQIAIARGFLGVRGEHTVNYLRHHTEQDVPMEVPDGPLRHRGATSPQLLDQTIAWMQELCPGVNIETDPIEGTDSVRLSYGFGGTAGINATRRRRPTNVGFGLTYALPVVVACLTATPESLILLENPEAHLHPKGQSRTAALLSAAAAAGAQLVVETHSDHVLNGVRIAVKQGVLQPQDTVVHYFSGNGAGAEVVTPRIDKDGMLEQWPEGFFDEWENSLDRLLD from the coding sequence GTGATCAACCACATCAAGCTGATCAACTTCAAGGCGTTCCGGCGTCTGGAACTGCCCCTCGGCCCGCTGACGCTCCTCACCGGTCTCAACTCCTCGGGCAAGAGCAGTGTTCTGCAGGCACTGGCGCTGCTGCGGCAGTCGTACGAGACGCAGATGCTCACCCGGACCAAGCGTGCCGGGGGAGGGCTGCTGCTCAACGGTGATCTCGTGGCTCTCGGCACCGCACAGGACGTCCTGCACGAGGACTTCGGGCCCGTGGACGAACTCCCCGGCGTCAGCGAGCCGCTCGTAGGCTTCGTCATCGAGGAGGACGGCGAGCAGCGCACGTGGGCCGCCGCGTACGACATTCGTCACCCCGACCGGGACGTCATGCCCCTGGCGGAGGGTTCGGTCCGCTCGCACCTGGCCGAGCAGCCGTTCCAGTACCTGCACGCCGATCGCATCACTCCGGCGGTCACCTACCCCCGCTCGCACCAGATCGCCATCGCGAGAGGATTCCTCGGCGTGCGAGGCGAGCACACCGTCAACTACCTTCGCCATCACACGGAGCAGGACGTGCCGATGGAGGTGCCCGACGGTCCGCTCCGCCATCGCGGCGCGACCTCTCCCCAGCTCCTGGACCAGACGATCGCCTGGATGCAGGAGCTGTGTCCGGGCGTCAACATCGAGACGGACCCCATCGAAGGAACCGACTCCGTCCGCCTCTCCTACGGCTTCGGCGGCACGGCCGGCATCAACGCCACACGGCGCCGACGGCCCACCAACGTCGGCTTCGGTCTCACCTATGCGCTGCCCGTCGTGGTCGCCTGCCTCACCGCGACGCCCGAGAGTCTGATCCTGCTGGAGAACCCCGAGGCGCACCTGCACCCGAAGGGCCAGAGCAGGACGGCCGCACTGCTGTCCGCGGCCGCCGCCGCCGGCGCCCAGCTGGTCGTCGAGACACACAGTGACCACGTGCTGAACGGCGTCCGTATCGCTGTGAAACAGGGCGTCCTTCAGCCGCAGGACACGGTCGTGCACTACTTCAGTGGCAACGGGGCGGGCGCCGAGGTCGTCACCCCCCGCATCGACAAGGACGGCATGCTCGAACAGTGGCCCGAGGGCTTCTTCGACGAGTGGGAGAACTCGCTCGACCGGCTACTGGACTGA
- a CDS encoding beta family protein, producing MSEPLYVPVLPARPHAVEAYRRLAPDVRAALMPLWNIPPLTAGTPAGLDAAVQRFVAPVSAAHRHHGGWIDAPFADGEQIRVLAGSLAVHSEWGRLLPVTGPERDEAQQTSALETGRRCGSGVGLRVRVPGEWDGGTAEAVRSLLTRAGPSVPVDLLLDMGEVLGDRPEADKEALRALDALVPLTAWRTAAVLGGGFPRVTADLLERGLREEPRTDWSMWHGMRTSGRAYLPLLGYGDYGVQHTGALAQVPRPNSGGGPPWGALRYTTESSYVLCKVLNRGDDRIAVNRRAARWITELPGFRARGGAGEAWLRGCADGPLTSPKGTGGPLQWLWAGHTQHLTYVARCLSGGRTGR from the coding sequence ATGTCCGAACCGCTGTACGTTCCCGTTCTGCCGGCCCGGCCACATGCGGTCGAGGCATATCGGCGTCTGGCGCCGGACGTTCGGGCCGCGCTGATGCCACTGTGGAACATCCCACCGCTCACCGCGGGCACTCCGGCAGGGCTGGACGCCGCCGTGCAGCGGTTCGTCGCCCCGGTGAGCGCAGCCCACCGCCACCACGGCGGGTGGATCGACGCGCCCTTCGCCGACGGCGAGCAGATCCGTGTCCTCGCCGGCTCGCTCGCGGTTCACAGCGAGTGGGGCCGGCTCCTCCCCGTCACCGGGCCGGAACGGGACGAGGCCCAGCAGACCTCGGCCCTGGAAACGGGCCGCCGCTGCGGCAGTGGTGTCGGACTGCGCGTCCGCGTCCCGGGCGAGTGGGACGGCGGCACCGCCGAAGCCGTGCGGAGTCTGCTGACCCGGGCCGGTCCGTCCGTGCCCGTCGATCTACTGCTGGACATGGGCGAAGTCCTCGGCGACCGGCCGGAGGCGGACAAGGAGGCGCTGCGCGCTCTGGACGCGCTCGTCCCGCTGACCGCATGGCGGACCGCCGCTGTTCTCGGCGGAGGGTTTCCCCGGGTCACGGCCGACCTGCTGGAGCGGGGTCTGCGGGAGGAACCCCGCACGGACTGGTCCATGTGGCACGGGATGCGGACGAGCGGCCGTGCCTACCTGCCGCTGCTGGGCTACGGTGACTACGGGGTGCAGCACACCGGCGCCCTGGCCCAGGTACCGAGGCCGAACAGCGGCGGAGGCCCGCCCTGGGGCGCTCTCCGCTACACCACCGAGTCCTCCTACGTGCTGTGCAAGGTGCTCAACCGCGGGGACGACCGAATCGCGGTCAACCGCCGGGCGGCCCGGTGGATCACCGAACTGCCCGGGTTCCGGGCGAGGGGCGGAGCCGGGGAGGCCTGGCTGCGCGGTTGCGCGGACGGTCCCCTCACGTCTCCCAAGGGCACGGGCGGGCCCCTGCAGTGGCTCTGGGCGGGCCACACTCAGCACCTGACCTACGTCGCCCGGTGTCTGTCGGGAGGCCGAACCGGTCGGTGA
- a CDS encoding tetratricopeptide repeat protein — protein sequence MLETDRVVLLRYDVTGGTRVGSGLRVGGEHVLTADHCVAGDNVRAVHGGREYPAEVVVRSFSTEVDLAVLRVPGLGTKPPLGIARVDRGTARAVEGCQALGFPRWLPSQRDRGRVLAQVEGWIPTAEGLSVSVPERQRTALLSLKLSGHDIPSLPPKGDLDAPGSPWAGMSGAAVVSDGLLLGVVRSHNLSHGSGSLTVTPIDAIGGLPPEVREPMWSALGVTDPRAIAVLPRPEGSGPGAVAPEGGRRPAGTGPKAARETSRAGVIKRVTRTWVESGPSVAVLQGFSGSGKTEVALSIKDAHPRRKVVDVEIPEGVASLEQLLILIGGAFAAEGKAGVTLGSNPRKNLTDAMQDGTVLILDNFHHCFVDEFGAPAADVQDLINSVGRQIRAGGGRLLLVANEAVTFPWIENGEIFTLPGMNEAEGARLLAKELARQGIPADDVPADRIREVVAWLGGNPRAIMVLAACLRSDSLEDLIGSAPQAWELRDRDVSGDFSARLERAFLERCIGRLAETEKKLLNRASVHRVSFTNEAFKQSLWDHSPEEFEAAKKRLTSSFLVERRHQKRLVMNPVAREISLRALDRSGGERRRAHAVVGRYHARHFKAKRIVSSGADFLEARYHLHAADETAELSVVARAYVLHLDRLYGYKRSVEEDPKERDELIALLGAALSEMSPSWRLHHYLARLLEARGVGQDHVKALEQVEHATRSPNASAPVWVLRTRLTDQLQGTAAALSVVAQAQEQVARTPPNMGRLLFLQAELTARDDRRVEEATALCRQALALSDHKPGLPRLYMRAAEHLTRNNEGLVAAAALLREGIARVLPGARATSLHLAAATYLERAGRRDEAIELLHEGIALFPRRSGTISLYSTTAEMLARDGRAAEAVALLRDGITHIPTESSLAALYQAAGEILAQNEQVDEAVELLREGITRIPPQANLFSLYQAAGELLAQHGRPDEAVELLREGITRIPPQANLFSLYQATGELLAQNGRPDDAVALLREGITRIPPHSSLSSLYQATGELLARTGRPDEAVELLREGITRIPPQANLFSLYQATGELLARIGRAAEAEELLREGIARIPPQAGVSSLYQSAAEVLARDGRPDDAEELLREGIARISPQTNLFSLYQAAGELLARNGRSDEAVGLLREGITRIPPHSSLSSLYQLAAELLAEDGRLGEAVELLREGITRIPPQANLFSLYQSAGELLDRDGRVDEAVELLREGIARVPPQSSLSSLYQSAGELLARNDRTEEALDLLREGIARVPPRANIFYLYQLAGDLLAGNGRVDEAVELLREGIARVPPQSSLSSLYQSAGELLARDDRTEEALDLLRNGISRLQTHGQKFTLHRQAVMVLARAGRPEEAEATLHEAAAALPSATTTAPYHQAWVQYLCLRERYADAVTRLIEGIRVLGNRREAGRLAEMGAVIISCFAQETSWLDPLRQYLGEAGFEREIHVLDLLTAEEGGDWEAAAELAQTGRHRYGGPLFRGHELLALAATGPDDLVTDRIRALDRTAQDISGRWLLGYVLALRGDHDGCYAAMGPWLARRNEDPMGDPLSFCVHVWQEEIHHPWGGRHPFKFPFLPTTSADDDDLTVLDWP from the coding sequence TACGACGTCACCGGCGGGACCCGGGTGGGGTCCGGGCTGCGGGTGGGCGGTGAGCACGTACTGACCGCCGACCACTGCGTCGCCGGGGACAACGTGCGCGCCGTGCACGGGGGCCGGGAGTACCCGGCCGAGGTGGTGGTCCGCTCCTTCAGCACCGAGGTGGACCTGGCCGTGCTCCGGGTGCCCGGTCTGGGCACCAAGCCGCCGCTGGGCATCGCCCGCGTGGACCGGGGGACGGCGCGGGCCGTCGAGGGCTGCCAGGCGCTCGGCTTCCCGCGCTGGCTGCCGTCCCAGCGGGACCGGGGCCGGGTCCTGGCGCAGGTGGAGGGCTGGATCCCCACCGCCGAGGGCCTGTCGGTCAGCGTTCCCGAAAGACAGCGGACCGCTCTGCTGTCGCTGAAGCTGTCCGGTCACGACATCCCCTCCCTCCCGCCGAAGGGCGACCTCGACGCGCCCGGCAGCCCCTGGGCCGGGATGTCCGGCGCCGCGGTGGTGAGCGACGGCCTGCTGCTCGGGGTGGTGCGCAGCCACAATCTCTCCCACGGGTCCGGTTCCCTGACCGTGACACCGATCGACGCCATCGGCGGACTGCCGCCCGAGGTGCGCGAGCCGATGTGGTCGGCGCTCGGCGTGACCGACCCGCGCGCCATCGCCGTACTCCCGCGCCCGGAGGGTTCCGGGCCGGGCGCCGTGGCGCCGGAGGGCGGGAGGCGCCCGGCGGGGACGGGGCCGAAGGCGGCCCGGGAGACCTCACGCGCCGGGGTCATCAAGCGGGTGACGAGGACGTGGGTGGAGTCCGGCCCCTCCGTCGCCGTGCTCCAGGGCTTCTCCGGCAGCGGGAAGACCGAGGTCGCCCTGAGCATCAAGGACGCCCATCCACGGCGGAAGGTCGTGGACGTGGAAATCCCCGAAGGCGTGGCCTCACTGGAACAGTTACTCATTCTCATCGGCGGCGCATTCGCCGCCGAGGGAAAGGCCGGAGTCACCCTGGGGTCGAATCCCAGGAAGAACCTGACGGACGCCATGCAGGACGGTACCGTCCTGATCCTGGACAATTTCCACCACTGTTTCGTGGACGAATTCGGGGCGCCGGCCGCCGATGTGCAGGACCTGATCAACTCGGTGGGGCGGCAGATCCGGGCGGGCGGTGGCCGCCTGCTGCTCGTCGCCAACGAGGCGGTGACCTTTCCCTGGATCGAGAACGGCGAGATCTTCACCCTGCCCGGAATGAACGAGGCGGAGGGGGCCCGCCTGCTGGCCAAGGAGCTGGCACGCCAGGGGATTCCCGCCGACGATGTGCCGGCGGACCGTATCCGCGAGGTCGTCGCCTGGCTCGGCGGCAATCCCCGGGCCATCATGGTGCTGGCCGCGTGCCTGCGCAGCGACAGTCTGGAAGACCTGATCGGGTCGGCTCCCCAGGCGTGGGAGCTGCGGGACCGGGACGTCAGCGGGGATTTCTCGGCCCGGCTGGAGCGGGCTTTCCTGGAACGCTGCATCGGGCGTCTGGCGGAGACCGAGAAGAAACTCCTGAACCGTGCGTCGGTGCACCGGGTCTCCTTCACCAACGAAGCGTTCAAGCAGTCCCTGTGGGATCATTCGCCGGAGGAATTCGAGGCGGCGAAGAAGCGGTTGACGTCGAGCTTCCTCGTGGAGCGGCGGCATCAGAAACGCCTGGTGATGAATCCCGTGGCCAGGGAGATCTCGCTTCGCGCACTGGACCGGTCCGGCGGTGAGCGCAGGCGTGCCCACGCGGTCGTCGGGCGGTATCACGCACGCCATTTCAAGGCCAAGCGGATCGTCAGCTCCGGTGCCGACTTCCTCGAAGCCCGCTACCACCTCCACGCCGCGGACGAGACGGCCGAGCTGTCCGTCGTGGCCCGTGCCTACGTCCTGCACCTGGACCGCCTCTACGGGTACAAGCGCTCGGTGGAGGAGGACCCGAAGGAGCGGGACGAACTGATCGCGCTGCTGGGCGCCGCGCTGTCCGAGATGAGCCCGTCCTGGCGGCTCCACCACTACCTGGCGCGGCTGCTGGAGGCCCGGGGCGTCGGCCAGGACCACGTCAAGGCTCTGGAACAGGTGGAGCACGCCACCCGCTCACCCAACGCGTCCGCTCCCGTGTGGGTGCTCCGGACCCGCCTCACCGACCAGCTCCAGGGCACCGCGGCGGCCCTGTCCGTGGTGGCGCAGGCCCAGGAGCAGGTGGCGAGGACCCCGCCGAACATGGGCCGGCTGCTGTTCCTCCAGGCGGAACTGACCGCCCGGGACGACCGCCGCGTCGAGGAGGCGACCGCGCTGTGCCGCCAGGCCCTGGCGCTGTCCGACCACAAGCCGGGGCTGCCGCGCCTGTACATGAGGGCTGCGGAACACCTGACCCGGAACAACGAGGGACTGGTCGCGGCCGCGGCGCTGCTCCGCGAGGGCATCGCGCGGGTTCTCCCCGGGGCGCGGGCCACCTCCCTCCACCTGGCCGCCGCGACGTACCTGGAGCGGGCGGGCAGGCGGGACGAGGCGATCGAGCTGCTGCACGAGGGGATCGCCCTGTTCCCGCGCCGGTCCGGCACGATCTCCCTGTACAGCACCACCGCCGAGATGCTGGCCCGGGACGGGCGGGCCGCGGAGGCCGTGGCGCTGCTGCGGGACGGCATCACGCACATCCCCACGGAGTCGAGCCTGGCGGCGCTCTACCAGGCGGCGGGTGAGATCCTCGCCCAGAACGAGCAGGTGGACGAGGCGGTGGAGCTCCTCCGGGAGGGCATCACCCGCATCCCGCCGCAGGCCAACCTCTTCTCCCTCTACCAGGCGGCAGGGGAACTCCTCGCCCAGCACGGACGCCCCGACGAGGCGGTGGAGCTCCTCCGGGAGGGCATCACCCGCATCCCACCCCAGGCCAACCTCTTCTCCCTCTACCAGGCCACCGGAGAACTCCTCGCCCAGAACGGACGCCCCGACGACGCCGTCGCCCTCCTCCGCGAAGGCATCACCCGCATCCCACCCCACTCCAGCCTCTCCTCCCTCTACCAGGCCACCGGAGAACTCCTCGCCCGCACCGGACGCCCCGACGAGGCGGTCGAACTCCTCCGCGAAGGCATCACCCGCATCCCACCCCAGGCCAACCTCTTCTCCCTCTACCAGGCCACCGGAGAGTTGCTGGCCCGCATCGGACGGGCCGCCGAGGCGGAGGAACTGCTCCGCGAGGGCATCGCCCGCATCCCGCCGCAGGCCGGTGTCTCCTCGCTCTACCAGTCGGCGGCCGAGGTCCTGGCGAGGGACGGGCGGCCGGACGACGCGGAGGAACTGCTCCGCGAGGGCATCGCCCGCATCTCCCCGCAGACCAATCTCTTCTCCCTCTACCAGGCCGCCGGTGAGCTGCTGGCCCGCAACGGGCGCTCCGACGAGGCGGTCGGGCTCCTCCGGGAGGGCATCACCCGCATCCCGCCGCACTCCAGCCTCTCCTCCCTCTACCAGCTGGCGGCCGAACTCCTGGCCGAGGACGGCCGGCTCGGCGAGGCGGTCGAGCTGCTCCGGGAGGGCATCACCCGCATCCCGCCGCAGGCCAACCTCTTCTCCCTCTACCAGTCGGCGGGCGAACTGCTGGACCGCGACGGCCGGGTGGACGAGGCCGTGGAACTGCTGCGCGAAGGCATCGCACGGGTGCCGCCCCAGTCCAGCCTCTCCTCCCTCTACCAGTCCGCCGGCGAACTGCTGGCCCGCAACGACCGCACCGAGGAGGCCCTGGACCTGCTGCGGGAGGGGATCGCGCGGGTACCGCCCCGGGCCAACATCTTCTACCTGTACCAGCTGGCGGGCGACCTGCTGGCCGGGAACGGCCGGGTGGACGAGGCCGTGGAACTGCTGCGCGAAGGCATCGCACGGGTGCCGCCCCAGTCCAGCCTCTCCTCCCTCTACCAGTCCGCCGGCGAACTCCTCGCCCGCGACGACCGCACCGAGGAGGCCCTGGACCTGCTCCGCAACGGCATCTCCCGGCTGCAGACGCACGGGCAGAAGTTCACCCTCCACCGGCAGGCGGTGATGGTACTGGCCCGGGCCGGGCGCCCGGAGGAGGCCGAGGCGACGCTGCACGAGGCCGCCGCGGCACTCCCCTCCGCGACGACGACGGCCCCGTACCACCAGGCATGGGTGCAGTACCTGTGCCTGCGGGAGCGGTACGCCGATGCGGTCACCCGGCTGATCGAGGGGATACGCGTCCTCGGCAACCGGCGCGAGGCCGGGCGCCTGGCGGAGATGGGGGCCGTGATCATCTCCTGCTTCGCCCAGGAGACCTCCTGGCTCGACCCGCTGCGCCAGTACCTTGGGGAGGCCGGCTTCGAACGGGAGATCCACGTCCTGGACCTGCTCACCGCGGAGGAGGGCGGGGACTGGGAGGCGGCCGCGGAGCTGGCGCAGACGGGCCGGCACCGGTACGGCGGCCCGCTCTTCCGCGGCCACGAACTGCTCGCCCTCGCCGCAACCGGCCCGGACGATCTCGTGACCGACCGGATCCGGGCGCTGGACCGCACGGCCCAGGACATCTCCGGCCGCTGGCTGCTGGGGTACGTCCTGGCACTGCGGGGCGACCACGACGGCTGCTACGCCGCGATGGGCCCCTGGCTGGCCCGGCGCAACGAGGACCCCATGGGCGACCCGCTCAGCTTCTGCGTGCACGTCTGGCAGGAGGAGATCCACCACCCCTGGGGCGGCCGGCACCCCTTCAAGTTCCCCTTCCTCCCCACCACCTCTGCCGATGACGACGACCTGACCGTCCTCGACTGGCCGTGA